The DNA window GATTAAGCCTGTTTGGGGgtatggttgcggttgcttttcaaagtacttttcatgccgaaatatatcaaaatgatgtttttttattttttaaaaattatttttgaaatcagcgcatcaaaacgatccaaaacatataaaaaacaaattaagtttttgcaaaaaaaaaaattttttttttggaacgcGATTTGCACCGCCGCATTCCCAAGCGTTCTACGGGTTGAcgttatttttttagcttattttttttgttggaaattgaGTTTCTTGATTGAGTTCGGGTTTGATATTTTGCAAGATATGAGTTTGGAAGATTAACTCGGGTCTAGAAAATTCACCCGAGTATACTtagtttttaatgttattaaattaaagttgccttttgttaatgttattaaattaaccgaaattattaaactcggttGATCTAATGATCTAAGTCTCAAATTTCTTTTACTACTTTAGAAATCATAGCATCGCTTTAACTTTGTTCTTTTTATGTCCGAAAAAATTTGGCCTAACCTGCGGCGTTGTGTTGGCCATCAATATAAGTTTACTTCAGTcatttttaagctttttaatttgtttcaatgtAAGTTTCTTGGTTTTATCATGATATTACATCCCATATCATGGGTTTCACATGTTAACTATTATTGATCCAAGTTAATCTAAAATGTTGttatctcaaatttttttaaaataccgtTTAACATGTCACCATTTAAATATCTTAGAAGTATTTCGGCGCATtagattttttactttttaatatcttaataattttttacactaaaaaaactaactcgcaaaagaagaagaagaagaagctagtACAAGCAATTAATCGTTGTCACGGGCATACCCTCAACCAATGGCTCTTATCCTTTCCTTTCATCATGGCGATCCGTATAACAGAGCCATGACAAAAGAGCACAAGAAGCACATGTATATGCCAAATATTCCATCATGTTGCAACATTTGGAAATATTCAAGATATTCTAGGAACATTTATAGGagacaaggaaaaataaaatatcataggttataatttctttctcatgttataaatattaacaaaatggCATGCTCGCGCACTGCCACAGGTttataaaacaaacatacttAATAGTATTATAATTGTGAACCAATGTTAGATcagtaatagaaactaaaggtaTGATTGAGTCAATATttcatgatggaaaaaaaagttgtgtcagaaatcaaaaacttaaagactaaacaaaatgatttgtagcaatccacagtgtttcGTGAGGAGAGATAtagtgctttccccacatgatttagcttttctgttaataaaaaaaaattacaaagctaaattctttaccaacttaatattaaaaaaaagcgacaaataattttgaaagaaaaaaaacctttgaattataaaagaaaaaataatatttataacatattattatattaacacatGTGGATGGGCGCagacatgcctagactaacTTGGGGGTGGGCGTGGACGTGTCCAGCCGACCTTGGGGATGGGCATGGACACGTCTAGCCCCAACCCCAAGCTGGGCATGGACACATCCAACCCACAAGTTAATGCCCATCTTGGGGTTGGCCTTGGATTTGGGCTAGCACGTGTCCAACCTAAGTTGGGGTTGGGCGTGGATGCCTTCTCGCCAACCTTGGCGCGTCCACGCCCACCTAGGTATTAGGCGTGAACGCGTCCACACCCAAATCGAGTTTGGGCGAgcatattaatacttttaatcataataaaaataaaaataattataacacaaataatattattttaaatattaataatatttttttcaaaatttattaattattttatgaaaaatataaattataataaaagtaataatatttataacataaataataatatttttttatatgaaaactgTGAATAATAATTTCAAGGACCCACGTGTCTAGACCCAACTTGGGGTTGTCATAGGCAATCAAGCCTTTTGCCAAAACAAAAGCAGTATATGGCGCTTGGGTTTGCCCTCGCATTGGAGCCACCAAGCGCCAGGTGGCGCTCGGGTGTGCCCAAACACCGCGTAGCACATGGGTCATGGAAAAGAACCTGGTTATCTTGGGTCTGAGGCAGGACCCGATTGTCTTGAGTCCGTCATCATATACCCAGCTTAATAGATCTGAAGTGACCAGTTCTATTGGGTATTGATgaaagattttaaatattttaatttttattataattaaaagtattaatatgaaaaatagttttatttgtataatgACTAGTATTTgcgttaaaaaatattattattgttattaaaatataaaatattcatataaaaatggtATTATTTGTgcgataaatattattattttatttataattaatagtatgaatattaaaaatattatcagttGTGgtataaataatactatttttattataagtaataatattataataacaataggAAGCGCTACATGGTGCTTGTATGCCCTTCTGCCACGCGACGGTTGGGTTGCTATAGCAAATTAGGCTTTTTACCAAGACTCATGCTCCAGGTGGCGTTAAGGTCAACCATTTGCATTGGAGCCTCTCAAGCGCCAGATGGTGCTCGGGTATAGCCAATCGTGCATTTTGCCATAACCTAAGTGCTAGATAGTGCTCGAGTGTGCCCCAGCGTCAGGTGGCGTTCGAGCATAGCCAATCAGGTCTTTTGCCATGACCCAAGCGTTAGATAATGCTCAGGTCTGCCCCCGCGCATTGGAGCCACCCAAGCGCCAGGTTTAGGGGTGGGTCCTTTGCTGTCATGAGCCGAGAAGGTTGGGGGATGGATCCGTGGCTAGACTAACGGGGTTGGGGTTTGGGTCCTTCTGGTGCCGGGCCCAGGAGTGTTTGttttgggtttggggtttgCGTTCGAACCCAAGATAGTTGGGTTTCGACACTTGACCCAATAGAATGGGGTCTTGCTAAGAAACCCTGTTGGCTTGGTTGGGCAGCCAGCTTGCGGGTATGGCCCAAGCGCCAAGGCATGACAACTCAAGCATGCAGGTGTCCGCAGCCTAGTGTGCAACCCCTCCCCTCTACAGCCTGGAGCTTTTGCAATTGAAAATGGACTGCCCTTGCGCTAGGTGCATGTGTGTGGGGCTGCAGCGCACAATACCCCTATAAAATTATGCAATCCATAGTGTAATAAGTCTTGGTGAATAGCGCCTGTTTTTAGCATTATTACAATCCACATTGCAATAAAGCTAACTAACAATGATTTCCCCGCATGTTTTGACTTTATGAACAATACTGCTAAGATAACCGGTCGcaaccaataaaattaacatgggAAGAGTCTTTGCTGCAATAAGACAGTGAATGTTCAAATGCAATTAAGAGGGAATCGCTAATGACATAAGCAAGactattatcaattttttaagggATCTTTTTGCTTCCTATATAATCATGGTAATATGGCATTCAagtcctttctcttttttttattagatcttttttttttatcacatcattttgcttttcatttaacaaatctcaattatttttttcaactcttttttattctctcccatctttttttttattagatcttTTCGCttttaatttaacaattataatatagTTTTGCAAAATTAACACTTAGTAAACCATGAAATGATGAAAAGGACACAAGGCAATGCAATGtgaagaaaacattaaaaaacaataaaagcacaacaatgaaaaaaaaatacaatatattaaGAGTTGCAATAGTAACCATAATAtttgctttttctttaaatgctttcacttgactttttttattcCCAATATGATCGTTTTATATTAAGTTGACTtgagtttgatattttattttagtttgttataGAGTTTTGATGATATTAAGAATAAGTTATTaagttaatatttgattaagtaaaataaaattttattttattcatccaacccgtttaaaatttttaaggatccaattttaaactaaaaaagaaaagaagaaaaaagctcCATCCCTAGAATTAGTATTTCTACAAAACAAGGAGAAGCAAGTATAGACCTGCCCAAATCAACCATTAGTAGCTTCGCTTCTAGCTACGTTCTGAATCCCTTTAATACCAAGGAGAAATTAAAAACAGCAATCCAGAGCATACTAATAATGTCTTATGTACATAAACTGAAATATTTTTAGTCAGACGTGGCACGTAAATGTTCTACAACTGTTTTTGAAGGCCAAGTTTGTAGCTCCAAAGATGACAGGCAACAAATTTAAAGCACAGCATTAAGAGAATCTTCGGAATGGTAAATAAGTAAGACTGGAACTAACATTGAATGGGCCTATCATAGACAGGAGGTAAAGATGGGCAGTTCTCATTCATGTTGGCATATGGCTCCACGCTGTTATACTCCGGCAACTCCATCTGATACTCGCCAAGAATCTGGCAGAACGGGAGCTGACCATTCCCATTGTTGCACCAGCTTGGCAAATGTGTTTGGTTGTTTTCGAaaatcttgagcatgtatgcatcGCGAATCTGTGAGCAGCAATGAGCCATGTCACTTAACATGTCGAACGTTAAAGAGAGAATTGTGATGAAGATCAAGTAGAATAAAAAAAGCACTTCTAACTTACAGTAAATTCAGTTACTTGAATAGAGCTGGAAACTGGACCAAATACTCCAGCTGCCTTGTACATTGCAAGAATAAAAGCAACACAAGTTGTTGATTGCCCATCACTATAAACCCATTCATCGTGTTCTGGAACAGTAAGTAATTCATCAAAGGCTATGCCACGCCTTTCTGTCTCACCTAAAATCCCATAGAGGTCCAAATCCTGAAAGAAATACCAGGTGAACGCCAAAAGTTGATTACCGAACAAGTATGCTTTAGGTGCACAGCATTTCTATCGCAAAGCATGCCTGTGCTCATTCATTATGAACCAAAAAGTTTAAAATCTGTGGACTCAGTTCAAACATGCACAAGGAATGGAATCTATATACTTCGATTAGTTTCCTCCATCTGACCTCAAGATTTCTGTATCACTGTATgattataaaactaaatgataagaaattgaaaacatgCAAGTAAGCAACAAAGATAATAAGAGTTGGAACACCATGAGTTTTTCTTTGATCATAAAATTTGGAAAGAAAGCTAACACAATACCATAAACAAAGCTTCAATCTATGCTTTGATCAGttgaattgatttatttattctggTTCTTATCATTTTAGTTATCATCACAATTAAAGAGTGCCATATGGATTTTTGGTTGCCCTATCAAACAATATTCTCCCAAACAAGATGAAGCAACATTCATGAGATTGTAGAAGCTGTCCAATAGtggaaaacataaataaacacaagtaaatagtttttttttctcacccataaattaattgattaaattagtcATTTAACCATATTTGCTGTTGGCTTAAAACATAACCATCGTAAAACAAGAATAATAGGTTTATTTGGAATTAATCccacaaattgaagaactaGGACGACTACAGGTCAGGAACAAGAGCAATACCTCAGTTCCAAGCCGTTTATTTAGAGCTTCATTCCACATATTTGCAGCATACGCTGGCTGCACACGAGTCCACATAGACATGACAGAAATGACCTGAAATAAGGTTCAACTCCTTAAATGACACATGTACTAAATCTGATTCCTGTAGAAAGATGAATCATTGCAAAAATATTCTCCCTTTTCCAGAAGGAAAATCGGTGGTCATATGACATTCTTCTTTGAATTCCAGTATGTTTTCAAACTTTTGCTTCAAACAACATACCAGCTAcaccaatttaaattttatatatcagCACAGCCTTCGGTTCAAATGCTACTGCAAAGTATGCAAATATGCATATACAACCACTCAACATTCGGCCATAAGCATATAAACATGAATCCATGCCCGCGCACAAACAAAGACCATATAACTGTCATGAAATCAATGTGCTGCCATAGGAAGTATACCACTGCTGGCAACAGAAAAGACCAACCCAAGCAGCAAGCCAACACTCTAATAGTGCAGCATGCATCTCATGTAGAATGCAATTCCAGGAGACAAATATGTGTATGTGTATAGACGAGATTTATACCAAGTGAGCATCAAGAGGGGGTGGGTAATTATCAGCTATTGTGTCAATCCAACTAAATATCATATTGTGATAACCGTATGGCTTGCCAGACATGCTTCGAGCATATTCCCAAGCCGCAGTCGAGTTGAACTTTGCACGCACATCTGGATGTAAAGGAAGCAAAGCTATCTGTGGATTAGAACTATCCTTTAGTGACAACTCCCACCACTCCTCCCATGGGATTACCACTATAATCTCTTCACCCTGTCAAGTCATATGAGAACATGCTGTgaggagaaaatatttttcaaacaactAGGAAAATGGTTCggtataatattataattctgAACACCCAAAATCCATTCAATACCATATTTGTATAGTACCTTGGACAGTTTTCTATGCGATGCTTCTACATTTAAACCCTGTTACTTTTGAGCACACAGACCTACCATATTTGTACAAATTCCATTTCTAAAAATGCACCATGGTTTCCAATTGACAACCCCATACCTAAAGAAGAAAACTCAACTTTTTCTTCCAGAAGGATAACATTCAAAAATTTTACTTGCTTCTGACAGGCTGAAACATTAATTCAACTTTGCAAATCTGAGATTGTATCAAAGCATCTACAGAATAGTGCTTCTGTGTGCCTAAAAGTGGTACATTTAAGAACATGTGTCAACAATAACAGCAGAAATAAAGAAAGTACAACCATATTTTCCAAACAGCATTCTCCATTTTTCTAACTATTATATACAACCATGATTCCCCTTCTAGCCACACAAATGAAAAGGCTAGTGTTCaagagaaacaaaagcaaaagcaaaatcaCAAGTTTTTAAGAAGACATCATTGACTTGTGAACATGATAAAAACCAGACATTTAAACAACCTTATGATAGCTTATCCCTACTTTTTTCTTCATCTAATCTGCATTCTATGTGATTTAGCACATACCTTTTCATTCTCGTGTCCTGATTCACCAACCCAAAGATTTCCCAGTTCATCCTTCAAGCAAACTGCTGTGTGACCAGCAAATGCACCAGTCACCCATTTCTCCAATGTCTCAAATCCACCCCACCGACCACGAATCTTGGAGACTGCCAAAAAATCACCAGAATGAACATCATCTGGATTAATGGTTGTGCGCCAAGGCTGAGGTCGTTTCTCAAATGTAGCACCCATGTGCTTTGTGAGGAAAGCTAAGTTAGCATTCTGACCCCACACTGTATTAGAAAACAGAGGCAAGACATCAATTAAAGAAAGCAAGGTCCCCAGCATTCCAGACGGCATGAGAAATACAGAGACACCGTGCTGCTTCACCTGCTCAACCATAAATTTGCATTTTAACTCACCTCTTATGCAGTGAAGTTACCAAAGCTAATAAAACTCCAAAATAGAAACAAGTAATAAATCACATTACATATTCCATCTCAGCAGCTTCTTCCCACGAATCAAATTTCAATGTGTGTTCCCGTGCAGAAAAGTAGTAATCCCAAGTAACTCTGTATGGCGTAGCAAAAACATACAAATCCATACATGTCCAGCTATGCGCCGCAGATGTCTGTAAAGAGAATACAGGTAGGTTAAACTACATTAAGATATGATCATTCTACTGACTACATTTCCAAGAGTAAACAAACATGCTACAACTTAACAAACACAAAACgctactatttttattttcctcaaTTCATTCCATTAAAAGCcttagaattaattaattaattatagcaaacaaacaccgaaatcaataaattaatcaaacgAGAAAAAGACCTTGAGACGGAGAAGGCCGCCGCCCAAGGCAGGATCGTGATCGGAATCAGCGAGGGCGAAGTCGAGGCGAGCTTCGTTGTCGTAAAAGCAAGCTCCTTTCCACTGAAGAGTTCCATTATCAGGAGAAACAGATCCAACAAAATACGGCAATAAATCAACGGCGCTGTGGAGATTGTTCAAAACCGGCCACGATATCTGGTGAGGCAGCACCGGAAGCACATCCTTAACCCTAAAAGGTACCTTGAAAGCCTcaacataataattattattattattgttcgAACCAAAATCTCctcctaaaaataataataatagaattaaaattttcagcAATTTAATCGTTGGATGATAGAATAATTTAGACATAAGATTGGATTTGGGTTTGGATTAAATTGCAACGAGAGAAAGAGATTAATTACTGCTATTATTTTTCGTTAAGGATTATTGATAGAGGAGATTTTGGTTATGATCGATCCATTCTGTGTGCGGGTGAGGAAATTGATATTTGATTGACTTTTTGTTGTTGACGTTGACGacgagggagagggagagaccACACCCTTGTTGAGGACTTGGAATGGAATTTGAGTACGTGGCAGATTTACAGCTCGACTTCCTCATGTCTCATTATCCTGTTGATAATCTaaaaactttcttcttctttgtttcaacttttttaagtttattactAATTATTTCAATTGCGCTCCGcagcatgtttttttaaaaagaaaattgaatatgcatgtttttttatataaaaaaaaaatcttaaatgtaaataaaaaaaagtatatatttaattaaataaattaaaaattatctatattaataaattaaaaaaataattaatgattatgACAGTATGCACGACATCAAAtgacaggtttttttttttgaattgaaaaggttttgaattaattataaaattatgattgtaAAGGAGTCGTTATCTAGTATTATTGTTACTTGGAAAACCTATTAGTTTACGAGAGTCTAGGTAAAAGGATAAGTTATGCAAAGAAAAAACGCATCATCCTCAATGCActcaactaaaattttaaagtcaTCATTCTAgtatcatgatttatttttatttttgtggattTTTTGAACTATTTTAAGGCTTACTTGGCTAAATActaaaataagaacaaattaaACCTAAAGAAAAAGGTAGTAGAGTGTGTTTGCCAAACGCTACCACGTTTTCCTTAGCAAAAATAAGGTGTGCATTTCCTTAACAAAAATAGGGTGTGCCAAACACCTTTTTAGGTCTAGCTTAAGTTTAACCCTGCTACATGAGCTAGGCTTATTAGGCTTGAGGCCCAAGCCTATTTTGTTAGGCCATTAGGCAGCCAAAAAGCCTTTTTTTATGAAACCTAGCCCATTCACATGGTGGAGCTAAAATAGGGGCCAaccctttctttttccaccaCCGCCCTAACCTAGTGGTGGAAAATTTCTGGAAAATTAATTTCCAGAAATCAAGTTACACCATGCATAAACTACTGCACATATTTCAcgatttcatatattttatcttcTTAGCTccaacacacatacacacacaacaTTATATTCTCATGCATAAACGTACATCAAAGAAATCGAGGAAAGATGTTATTTGGCTCGGGGATATTGCTTTCCAAGTAATGACAGTGGGAGGAGGGCAAAAACAATGGTGGCTCACGGTATAGTTGAGGGAATGGTTggtcagggtttttttttttttcttagttgaaCTGGTGGGAGTAGTTATATGTAATTGGAaggtttgttttcaattttattggtttgatgCAAAAGGGtggtcattctctctctctctctctctctctctctctcttcctggttttttccctcctttctccctcaattttcttccttgtttctTCATGAATTTCACCTTTATCCTTCTAGATATGAATCTTAACCCTTGATTCGTTTAGAAAGGATCCTAACCATTAGTTGGAAAATAATAGCCAGGTGATACTAATACCAGGTTGTCATCACTGAACAAGTTAGCCTATTTGGGTTGACTTTTCATATAAACCAAGTTACGAGGGTTAGTGGGCTCAATCAGGGTTGTCGGGGTTTTTTTAGGTcccttttgttaattgattttttatttcattcttcaacattgagatggttggaaattagattttgtaatttttttcaatttatttttatagggttatcttgatctcacaATCTAGATCCTAGGATTGCTAAGCCAATTTGGGTTGactcgagttgtttttttaattttttaatttttttttcaatttaattcttcaatattgaGTGGGCAAGGAATTGAGctttggattattattatttttttttttctctttctattaGTTTATCCCATTCTCATCCATTGGGCTATATATTTGGTAATTTAACTCGAGTAATtttcttgttccttttttttcaaatcaatttttttcttgttccacCCTCCAATATTTTGTTAACTAGTCtcctttttttctaaattctcaaatggattaaaaaatatattttatatattattctattaaatttcatttaatcttTTCTTTGTTATCGAGTAAAATTATAGAGATCTTTTCATGATATtgacaaaatatatttttataatatatcatCTAGTACatcatcatcttaatatttcaAAGGTATGCCATTCAATATGCATTAGATTTTGAGTTCATGGTTGAATTCTTATTACACTATAAGATTATTATTGATGAGtcaattttattaagtttttatttattttttgtaaatatatggGTATGACTTGTATGTCAGATCCAATACACTTGCACTTGACAGTTAGTCAAGTCCAATATGCTAGGTCCAAGGTGGCATAAATGTGGTATGCATGTCAAATCCAAGACACTTAGACTTGGTATATTGCTAAGTCCAAGGTGGCGTACATGCCAGACCAAATATGCTTGGACTTGACAATGTGCCACATTTAAGGTGGTGTGCATCTAGCATGCATGTCAAACTTAATACACTTGGATTTGACAGTATGTCAAGTCCAAGGTAGTGTGGGTGCTAGACCCAATACACTTGGACTTGGTCGTGCGCCAAGTCCAAGGTGGACATGGCAGGACGCAAGGTGCAAGGTGTCATGGATCTAACACGCATGCCAGACCCAATACGCTTAGACTTGGCAAACAGTCAAGTCCAAGGCTCTTGAATGTGGCAGCGCACCAAGTTCAAGGTGGCATAAGTTTGGCACGCATGCCAAACATAATACCCTTGGGCTTGGCAATGTGTCAAGCCTAAAATAAAGATGATATGTGCTAAACTCAAGGCATTTGGACTTGGCTATCAGCCAAGTCCAAGGTGCATGGACTTAGCAGTGCATAAAATCCAAAGTGGTGTGGGTCTGGCACACATGCCTTGCCCAATATGCTTGGACTTCGTAGTGCACCAAATCCAATGTGACATGGGTTTGGCATACATGTGATATGCAATACACTTGGACTTGACAGTTAGCAAAGTCTAATATGCTTGGACTTGGTAGTGTGCCAAATCCAAGATAACTTGGGTATGACACGCATGCTAGACCCAAAGCGTTTGGACTTGGTGGTCAGCCAAGTCCAAAATAATTACAATCCTCTCATGGCATGTCTAGGGGAATGACAGTCCTCCCTTGGCATGTCTAAAGGAGTGACCAACCTCTCTTGGGTTTAACCTCGAGGAAGAATTTAGCCTCTATAAGCTTAGCTATATTTAACATCTTAAACTCTAAATCTCCCTACAACTTTTTAAGTGTATGAAATTTCATAATTAACCCACCATATTCTTATCAGGTAAGATATATTTACCTCTCATTCAATGCTATTAGGATAATTACCCTGCATACCTTTTTTTTCTGGGCTATAAATACACTATAAGAGCTTCATGAAAAAAGGTTCACAATCTTCAACTCTCTGctactttgatatttttcagaGAATCTCTTTATAATATACTTATATATTCTCtatctaaaaagatatttatttaagcaTCTAAGAGTCCTCACCTCTACCAAAAAGAATCATTTGCAAGTACTAGCCATGAACAACTTTGTTCTATTAAGGACCAAGTATAACATATCAACTACTTTGGTTAAGGATAATGAAGTATTAAGATCAATTGATTAATCGATTGTCCAACTTGGAAAATTATTCTCAAGCTAGTCGGATTTTTAGGATATCATCAATTACATAAGGTGaaagtgaaacaaaaaaaaaaaaaaacaaaaagggatgCTACCTAttatgaaggcatcaacattgGCTTATGAAAAAAAGTCTCTAGAAAATACTAGAATAAATGAGAGAGAATAATGTCAAGCTCTATTACATGACTATTTATGCATCATATAAAaccttaaatattataaaataaatttttttaaattacccATATTCTATTTATAATACCTCTTAATTTTGACTATTAAAActctaaaaacttaaaaataaaagtcaataattaaaatataaaaactaataaaaacacataaaattcaaaaaaatatatttaattggacattttttattttcttatattatatttggtttcttttgaaaaaatgatttttatcttttgacaAACTCTACAACTATTAAAAAGGTCTCTAAAATTAAGAGGTTAAATTAACTTTGTATTTGTgtctatatatttaatatttgtcatgcttatatttaaaaacaactttttaaaaaataaaatgatatgtgaaaactataattttaatattatcaagtaaaattaggtaaaaggtgattattaaaaaaaaacatgtgtttctttacttttttcatAATCAACTAAAGAATATACTTTATTTATCTTTGCCGAAACATTTGATTcgataaaaaatacttttaaaatttcacaATCATTGCATGTGTTGAAAAAACTATGCTAAATATGTTGTCTTACTTTGAAAAATTCTGcttgtcaaaattaaaaagacttaTATGCGATAATTAAACtctatataaaattacaaagtagacgaaaacattaatataatttataaaactagattaataatttttttttcattatatggattttttttggtcaaagaTAAGAAtttcattaaagaaaattaaagaaggcTAATGCATGTAGTTTTTAAGGAAAGcatgatataataaaattctCCGTATATAGAGATCAAAAACTTGCATACCATCATAAAGGCACTTAAGAGCatgcaatgaaaaattaattgagaaactGAGATCCAAAATccttatctaaaaaaattattctacaaGTGAACGAGTAGTCGACACTACTCTTTTTCAACAATCAACTTGTAACcaaggaaaatataaaaatataagagaaaattttACTAGATTTATCTGCTCCTTTAgttttgacttaatttttaaatattattataaattttatttgaattttaatatttatatttttttctgtatCTAAATATCTAATAGGCTTAAATGAATGCTGTTCTTAGAGAGGGGAATTTCTTTAATGGACAGGGGTTCTGACATTTTCCTCTTAGAGCAGGACATCTCTTGATTAAGCACTAATAAGAGATGGCACATTTTCCTCTTAGAGCAGGATATCTTTTGATTAAGCACTAATAAGAGATGGCACATTTTCTGAATTATGAAGCAGGTTTTAGTTTTTACTGATATTTGAGAACTGACAAGGGGCGTTTTGAGCATGTAATAACATGAACAGGGAAAAGAGAAAACAGGCAGATGTCAACAGACCACAAACAAGCAAATGATGCTAGAATCCCCGAGCCATTAGCAACACCTACAGCAAGCACATCATCCTCATCCTTGTTCCATTGGCCAACCGCTCCAAATTACATTTGAGGGCAACTGCATGTTCATTTAGCAGATTTCTTAACATCAATTCACTGCTATGAGTGCTATCAGCTGGTCAAAACGTCGAGCCTGATGAATGTCAGCAGGCTAGCAATGCAAATTAAATCCAATTGCT is part of the Populus alba chromosome 10, ASM523922v2, whole genome shotgun sequence genome and encodes:
- the LOC118044729 gene encoding uncharacterized protein produces the protein MSKLFYHPTIKLLKILILLLLFLGGDFGSNNNNNNYYVEAFKVPFRVKDVLPVLPHQISWPVLNNLHSAVDLLPYFVGSVSPDNGTLQWKGACFYDNEARLDFALADSDHDPALGGGLLRLKTSAAHSWTCMDLYVFATPYRVTWDYYFSAREHTLKFDSWEEAAEMEYVKQHGVSVFLMPSGMLGTLLSLIDVLPLFSNTVWGQNANLAFLTKHMGATFEKRPQPWRTTINPDDVHSGDFLAVSKIRGRWGGFETLEKWVTGAFAGHTAVCLKDELGNLWVGESGHENEKGEEIIVVIPWEEWWELSLKDSSNPQIALLPLHPDVRAKFNSTAAWEYARSMSGKPYGYHNMIFSWIDTIADNYPPPLDAHLVISVMSMWTRVQPAYAANMWNEALNKRLGTEDLDLYGILGETERRGIAFDELLTVPEHDEWVYSDGQSTTCVAFILAMYKAAGVFGPVSSSIQVTEFTIRDAYMLKIFENNQTHLPSWCNNGNGQLPFCQILGEYQMELPEYNSVEPYANMNENCPSLPPVYDRPIQC